The nucleotide sequence GATTTAAATTAAGAAAAAGAATTGGAAAAGCATTTTTTGCAAATATGGTAGGAGTTTTTGCATTAAACATATTTATAAGTTTTACTATACCTAATATAGATATTTTTGCCCACTTTGGAGGCTTTTTAGGCGGAGTTGTAGTATCGGTTATTTTAGGAAGAACAATATGGGAGAAATAATAAGAATGGTTTTTTAATTATAAAAACCATTCTTATTATTTTGCTATGATATTTTATTGAATATTTAATCCTTGTATGTCCTCATAATTAAGAGTTTCTACATCTAAAAGCTTATTAGACATATTCTCAAGTATATGTTTGTTATTAAGTAAAATATTTTTTGTGTCTTCATATAATGTTTCTACTAAATCTTTACATTCATCAATTACTGAAGTTGAAACAGAATAGTTGATTTCTGATAATGCATCTGCGTTTAAAAGTCCTAAACTTGATCCCATACCATATTGTGTTACAAGCTTTGTTACGGCGCTAGTTACCTTTTGCAGGTCGTTATAAGCACCAGTAGTTATAGAAGACTTTCCAAAGATTATTTCCTCAGCAGCTCTACCACCAAGCAAAACTCTAATTCTATTTTGTATATATTCTTTGTTTTGATACATTTTATCTTCTGGTATACTTAAGGTGTAACCGCCAGAACCATTGGTGCTTGGTATTATAGTTATCTTTGATACTTTTTCTTCAGGAAGTACCTTTAATGATACTAGAGCATGTCCGGATTCATGGTAAGCAGTTATTTTTTTATCGGTCAGGCTTATATGTGATCTATCAACCTTTTCATAACCTGCAATTACAATTGAAAAGGCTTTATCCATATGTTGATTTTCAATAAAAGAACTATTTTCTTTACAGGCAAGTATTGCAGCTTCATTAACTAAATTTTCTAGTTTGGCGCCAGAAAAATATGCTGTTTTTTGTGCTAAATCGTTTAAATCAATATCTTTAACAGGTTTGTTTTTTACTAAAAGGCTTAAGATTTTTTTTCTTGCAGAAATATCTGGAAGATTTATCTCAATATGCCTATCAAATCTACCTGGACGAAGAAGAGCACTATCAAGTACATCAATTCTATTGGTTGCGGCAATAACAACTATACCTTCTTTTTCCTTAAAACCAGACATTTCAGTTAAAAGTGCATTTAAGGTTTGATCTCTTTCTTCAGAGCCACCGGATTTTCCACCATCACGTTTTTTACCAATAGCGTCTATTTCGTCTATAAAAATAACAGCTTTTCCATTTGAACGTGCTTTTTTGAAGAGCTGTCGTATTCTACTAGCTCCCACGCCTACATAAACTTGTATAAAGTCTGAACCTGACATTGCATAAAATGGAACATTAGCTTCGCCGGCAATAGCCTTCGCCAGCATTGTTTTTCCTGTACCAGGTTCACCATATAAAATAACTCCTTTTGGCATTCTTGCACCATATAAGTTGTATTTTTCTGGATTTTTAAGGAAATCAATTATATCCTGAACGCTTTCTTTTGCCTCTTCGTTACCTGCAACATCGTTAAATTTAACACCTACATTTTCTATGCTGTCTGTTTCTAGTTTATCAACTGCAAAGGCTTTTTTTGTTGGAATCGATATCTTAAAGACCTTAATCAATGAAGTAATGAAATACAGTGTAGAGATTGCAAGAATTAATAGGTAAACTGTACTTTTTGACTGTTTAAAATCATCTTCGGATACCTTTATACTATTCTTTAACAGATTTTCCTTAAAATTATCTGTCCTTGGATTATCTGTAGTATATACTGACCCGCTTTTTAATTGTACAGTTATTTTAGGGGAGGATGTTAGGTATACAGTTTCAACTTTATTTGCTTTGATATCTTTTTCGAAATTTATATACATTTTATATTGTGTCTTATTAATACTAACTAAGGAAGAGGCAAATAAGGTTAAAGAGCACAAAAATATAAACGCAGGAACGATAAAATGTTTATTTTTTAGATATTTCATTCTATATCCTCCTAGATACTAATCTGGTTTACATAATACATTATACAGAATATTTGTCCCATGTCTATTGGTAAATAAAACAAGTAAATCAAATGTTTAAAAATATTAAAAATGCATAACATATTAGCGAATAAATCATGTAATATAATTTCATAAATAAAAACTGTTCTAAAAGGTGAAGGTTTTTTATTAAAGAAATTGATTTACTATTTTTATCTAAATTTGTAGGTGAGAGGAGTGTACTTATGAAATCTTTAAAAGGTGTAACAACAGGAGCAGTTATAGGAGCAGTTACGGGGATGATTATTGCACCACAGCTTAGTAAGAGTGCTAGAAAAAAATTTAGAAAATCAAGTAGAATGATAAGGGATACTGCAGAAGATATAATAGATTCAATGAAAATGTGGAGTAAATAAAAAAATCGGATAGAAATATCCGATTTTTTATTTAAAAAGACTTAAAAAAAGTGCTTGACTCTTGGAATTTTAAGAAAAAATATGGTATAATCATATTACGTAATAAAAATACATTTATATAGTAATACCATATAAATGCCAATAATTGATAAAAAAATTAAATTCAATTAAATCACATGAGCGAGTAAAGGAAGATACGTATGGAAATATTGTCTTTGGGAGAAAAAATTAAAGCGAGAAGAAAAGAATTAAATATGACACTTAAGGATTTGGCTGGAGACAGGATTACACCGGGGCAAATAAGTCTGGTTGAATCCGGTAAATCAAACCCAAGTATGGATTTACTTGAATATCTTGCCGGTGCGCTTAATACATCAGTTGAATATTTAATGGAATCAGAAGAAACACAAGCTGAAAAAATATGTGTATATTATGAAAATACAGCAGAAGCATATATGCTTAATGATGAACTTATGGAAGCTGAACAGTATCTTGAAAAGGCAATGTATTATGCAGAAAATTATAAGATTTCTTATAGAAAAGCGAGAACGCTATATTTATATGGATGCATAAATATGAATAAGAACGAGTTAGGGGTAGCACAGCAATTTTTTCTTTCATCAAATGTTCTTTTTATAAAATTAAATCACTATGAGGATATAATCAATACGTTTATAAACCTTGGTAAAATAACACTTAATTTAAAGGCATATAATTCATCTTGTAGTTATTTCGAACAAGCTGAAAGAGTTTCAAGAGATAACGACATAGGAAATGATTTTCTAATAGGTGAAATTTATTATTATATGTCCCTAGTTTATTTTAAGATGAATAATAGCAATAAAACAATTAAATACTGTTTAATGGCTAAAGAAAAATTTGCAGAGCTTGAAAACAAAAAGGAATATGCAAGAACACTACTTATACTATCTAAGGAATATAGTAAAAGTGGAGATGTTGATAATGCAATAAAGTATTCTAAGAAGGCACTTAAAGCTTTTAAAGAAAATGATAATATGTTTGCGGTAGCAGATATAGAAAATGAGTTAGGAAAATTATTCTATGAATTTGAAAACATAGAGGAATCATTCATACATTTAAATAAAGCAAAAGAAATAAGAAAGAAAACAAAAGGACATGAATTTATAGAAACATTATGTAATATTTGTGAAAATTATATAAAACTCAAAGATACTGAAAATTCTCAAAAGGTTTTAAATGAAATAAAAGAAAACATAGATGGGAATAATGTATTTGATATACTTAAATACTATATGCTTAAGTATAGAATAAGTATTCTAAATAGGAGCTTAAAAGAAGCTGAAAATATTTTACTAAGAGCGCTTCAGTATGCTGAAAATATGGAACTTGAAAAAGAAGCTGCTGAGTTTTCGGTAATAATTGGAAAGTACTATATTGATAATGGCGATGATGTAGAAGCTGCCAAATATCTAAATAGTGGTATAGAAAAATTCAAAAAGATAGGTGTATTGAAGGATTTGTAATCGGATAGGTGTGAGAAGGATGGAAATATTATCTGTTGGTGAAAAAATTAAAAGAGCAAGAATTTATAAGAGGCTTACACTAAAAGATATATGTGATGATAAAGTATCCGTATCTAAGATGAGCTGCATCGAAAATGGAAAGATAACTCCAGATAATGAAATTTTAGAATTTGTGGCTAAAAAGCTTAATGTTGCTCTTGACTACTTAAAGTATGATGTTAAAGATCAATTTCAGAGTAATCTTGATAATTTGAAAGATATTGAAGAAGGAAAAAAGGACGAGTATCTAAGATACAATGTATACTATGCAGAGCAATATGAATATTATGATATTGCGTTTCAATTTATGCATGAATTATTTAATTTGTATGTTAATAAAAATAAGCTTGATATAGTTCAAAGTTTAACTTCAGAGTATTATGACATATGTCGAAAGGTGACAGATTGTGATAATAGATCTATGTATAACCTTGATATAGGAAAATATCTTCTTGCTAGTAGAGAATACCGTCAAGCTATAAATTATTATAGTAGAGTTAGAAAAGAATTAAAAACTGGATTCTCAGAAAACAAAAAGAGAATCAAAATGTTGATAGAAAGTTATTACTACGAAACATTAAGCTATATTTTATGCGAGGATTACGATAATGCATATGAATTGGAGAAAGAATTGTTAGAACTTATTGAATATGTTGATACTGATAATCAACATGCAAAAATATATAGTGTAATGATGTTTCTGTGTTTAAAAAAGAATATTGATCAATTTGATTACTATAAGGAAAAGATTGAGAATTACTGTGATATTAATAGTGAAATTAAGGCAAGGGTTATGTATGTTTGTGCACTGAAGATGATTAATGATGAAAAAGTGGAAGAAGCAAAAGGATACATTGCTAAAGCTTTAGAACAATTTCAAGGAAAAATTGAAAATAAATACATTCCTTTTATAGTGGAATTGGTTAATGAGGTTTCAAGACGCAATAATTTAGAAAGATACAGAGGAATATGTGATCTTATATTAGATTATTCTATAGGAATAGAAAACAGTGTTCTTATGGAGAGATGTTATTATTTAAAATCAAGAATATTTAAGGCATCAAATGATCTTGAATCTTATGAAATGTATATGAATTTGGCTTTGGATCTCCTTATAAAGAGTGGAAATGAGGATGATATCTATACAAGATATATGGAAATGGGAAATATGTACTCTACATTGGGCAATGTAAAAGATGCTCTTAGATATTTTAATTTAGCAATTAACATGAGCAATAAAATGTAAATTTTATTGCTCATGTAATTTTATATAAAATTATGAATTATGTTAAAAGGGAAGTGAAAGTATGGATGTTGATAAATTAACATTAAAAGTTCAGCAAGCTATAAATGATTGTCAAACTATAGCTGTAAGGTATAATCATCAACAAATTGATACAATCCACCTTTTTATGGCAATTATATCCCAAGAAGATGGACTTATACCAAACATATTAGGCAAAATGGGTGCTGATGTGGAGACTGTTAAAAGAGATACAGAAGCTGAACTTGATAGAATGCCTAAAGTACTTGGAGAAGGTGCACAAAATGCTTCTATTTATGCTACAAGAAGATTTGAAGAGGTATTTGTAAGGGGAGAAAAAATATCAAGAGATTTTAAAGATTTATATATAAGTGTAGAGCATGTTATGCTTGCATTAATGGACATAGATAGTGGAGCAATAAAGAGCATTTTAGATAAAAACAATATTTCTAAAAAAGAATTTTTAAAAGCACTCAGGGAAGTAAGGGGAAACCAAAGAGTTGATACTTCAGATCCTGAGGGTACTTATGATGCGCTAAATAAATATGGAAGAGATCTTGTTAAAGATGCAAAAAAACACAAATTAGATCCAGTTATAGGTAGAGACGAAGAAATAAGAAGAGTTATAAGAATACTATCACGAAGAACCAAAAATAACCCAGTGCTAATTGGTGAACCAGGAGTTGGTAAAACTGCTATAGTAGAGGGACTTGCAGAGAGAATTGTAAGAGGAGATGTCCCAGAGGGGTTAAAAAACAAAATAATATTTTCTCTTGATATGGGATCATTGGTTGCTGGTGCAAAATACAGAGGTGAATTTGAGGAGAGACTTAAAGCTGTATTGAAGGAAGTTGAGAGAAGTGAAGGGAAGATAATTCTCTTTATAGATGAAATTCATACTATAGTTGGGGCTGGAAAAACAGAAGGCGCAATGGATGCTGGAAATATAATAAAACCAATGCTTGCTAGGGGAGAACTTCACTGTATAGGGGCTACAACCTTTGATGAGTACAGAAAGTATATAGAAAAAGACAAGGCTCTTGAAAGAAGATTCCAAAAGGTTCAGATAGATGAACCTACAGTTGATGATGCTATATCAATACTTAGAGGACTGAAAGAAAGATTTGAAATACACCATGGAGTTAGAATACATGATAATGCAATAGTTGCAGCTGCAAAGTTGTCTGATAGATATATAACAGGAAGGTTTTTGCCAGATAAAGCAATAGACTTAATTGATGAAGCTGGGGCAATGGTAAGAATGGAAATAGATAGTATGCCAACTGAATTGGATATGCTGAAAAGAAAAATATTTCAAATGGAGATAGAAAAAGAGGCTTTAAGTAAGGAAAGTGATAAATTTTCTCGTGAAAGGCTTGAATCCATACAAAAAGAACTTAGTGATTTAAAAGATAAAGATAAAGCAATGACAGCTAAATACGACAAAGAAAAAGCTCAAATACAAGGTATAAAGGAACTTAAAACAAAATTAGATGAAATAAGAGGTCAGATTGAAAAAGCGGAAAGAGAATATGACTTGAATAAGGCAGCAGAACTTAAATATGGTGAGGTGCCAAAGCTTGAACATGAAATTGAAGAAAAAGAAAATCTGATAAAACAAAATGGGCAAAATGCAATGCTTAAAGAAGAAGTAACAGAAGAACAAGTTTCTAATATAGTTTCAAAATGGACTGGAATACCTGTTTCAAAATTGGTTGAAGGTGAAAGAAATAAGTTAATGAGACTTTCAGATGAGCTTGAAAAAAGAGTAGTAGGTCAAACTGAAGCTGTTAAATCAGTTGCGGATGCTGTTATTAGAGCAAGAGCAGGGCTTAAAGATATGAGTAAACCTATAGGCTCATTTATATTCTTGGGTCCAACAGGAGTTGGAAAAACAGAACTCGCCAAAACCTTAGCAAGAGTTATGTTTGATAGTGAAGATAATATAATAAGAATTGATATGTCAGAGTACATGGAAAAGTATTCCGTGTCAAGGCTTATAGGATCACCTCCAGGATATGTAGGATATGAAGAAGGAGGACAGCTTACAGAAGCTGTTAGAAGAAAACCATATAGTGTAATACTATTTGATGAAATAGAAAAGGCACATAGTGATGTATTCAATATATTCCTTCAAATATTTGATGATGGAAGACTTACAGATAATAAGGGCAATACAATTGATTTTAAAAATTCCATAATTATAATGACCTCCAATATAGGCAGTGAGCACCTTCTTAATAATAAGGGGGTATCAAATGTTGATGAGGAAACTAAAGATAAAGTCATGAATGAATTAAAGGGTAGATTTAAGCCTGAATTTTTAAATAGACTTGATGATATAATTATGTTTAAGCCACTATCCATTAATGAAATAGGAAAAATAATTGATATATTCCTTGAAAATATAAAATCAAAGCTTAAAGAAAAAAATATAAAGATTGATATTGCTGAGGAAGCTAAAAAAATCATAGCAGAAGAAGGATATGATCCTGTTTATGGTGCAAGACCATTGAAGAGATATATAGAGAATACTATTGAAACTCATATAGCTAAAATGTTTATATCAGGAGAGATTTCAGAGGGTGACATCTTGAAAATAGAGGGCTCTGATTCGAAGCTTACAATAGTAAAAAAATAAATTTATTTTAAGAAATGACAAATAGAAGGTAAGGATTATATTACCTTCTATTTTTTTTTTCTAAAAAGCAATACTAAAAAGGAAAACAATATATATGGAGATGTTAATAAATGAAAAAGGCAAAAGAAAAATATTTGATTTTTATATTAATCTTTTTATTACTTCCCATTAATGCGAAAGCAGAAAGTAAGGGGATTTTAGGCAAGAAAGAAGAGAAAATTGCTTTTTTGACTTTTGATGATGGCCCAACACCTAATAATACAGTTAAAATAATTAATGAACTAAATAAAAATAAGATAAAGGCAACCTTTTTTATAGTAGGTGAAAAGGGAGAAGAGCATACAAAGGCTATGGAGGAACTTGTTAAAAATAAAATGTGCATAATGCCACACAGTTATACGCATAAATTATCTATATATAAAAGTTTAGATAATTATAATGACGATTTAGATAAGTGTATAGGATTCATAAATAAGGTTAAGAAAAATAAAAAAGAATTGAAATATGTAAGAATGCCAGGTGGATCATATAGTAGATATAATAAATATGTTGTTAGCAGTATAAGAAAAGGCATACTAAAAAGGAATATGAATTATGTAGACTGGAATGTATGTTCGGGTGATGCAGAGGCTCATTATGTTTCGAGAGAAAAAATAATTAGTAATGTAAAAAAACAATGTAAGGATCAGAAAATTATTGTTATATTGATGCATGACTCATATTATAAAAAAACTACAGTTGAGTCTATTAGTGAAATTGCAAAGTATTTAAAGGAAAAAGACTATAAATTCAAAACTTTTGACAATATAAGTGAAAAGGAAAGAAAGGAATTAATACGTATGGGTGTTATGAATAAAAAACAAAAAATAGATAAATAAAATTGGGTGACTTTTATATAGTTGATACTTTATAAAAGTCACCTCATTTAAAAATTATTTAGTATTTGTTTCTCTGTTAATCACAAATTCTTTTGCCTTAAATTCAAGAGAATCATCTATTGGGTCTAATATAATTTCTTTTTTGTATTTTAATTCTAGGGCTGTTTTTATAAATCTATCAGCAAGCTCGGGATTTTTGGAGAGTAGTGAACCATGGAAATATGTACAATAAGTATTTTTATAGATGCAACCTTCATATCCATCGCTTCCGTTATTTCCATATCCAACAATGGTTTTTCCAAAAGGTTTTAAATCATTTATGTATGTTCTTCCAGAATGATTTTCAAAACCAACATAAGTTTCGTTAAAAAGCTCATTTTTTATAACAGTATTTCCTATAAATCTTTTATCTCCAGGCTCTGTGTATATATTTAATATATCTAACCCAGAAAGCTTTTCTCCTTCAGGTGTAGTGTAATACTTTCCTAAAAGTTGGTAGCCTCCGCAAATAGCGATAAATACTTTTTCACTGTTTATATAGTCCCTTATTGATTCTTTTTTTGTATTTGTAAGGTCCTCAGAAACTATTGATTGTTCATAGTCCTGTCCCCCACCAAAGAAGGCGATATCATAAGCATCTTTATCAAAGTTATCTTTTAATGATACATTTGATATATTTACTTTAATGCCTCTTTTTTCAGCCCTATATTTTAATATTCTTATATTGCCAATATCACCATACACATTTAATAAATCGGGATATAAATGACATATATTTAGTTCCAATACTTTCACCACCAATTACCAAAGTTTTTTTATAAAGCCTTTAGAATAAAGGAATTTCCTAAGGTCTATCATTGCAGTATATGTAGCAAGTACATAAATTATTTCACCATCACAATTCTTCATACTATTAAGTAATTCTTCAAAGTTATTTTCAAGTTCAAAGTTATCATTATTAAGACCGGCAACTTTTAGGCGTATAGCCATATCGTAGAGTCTAATACCCGAAACCATAACCTTATTTATATTTAAATTGCTTAGTTTTTCAAAATCTACATCCCATATCCAAGATACATCTCTTCCGTCAGCATAATTGTCATTTAATAAAACGGCTAAGCTTAATTCTCTTTTATCAAGAGATATAGTTTTGATAGCTTCATCGTATCCGGCAGGATTTTTTACTAAAATTATTTTAACATTTTTTCCGGCTATATCTATGGTTTCTTGTCTTCCAAAACTACTTTTTGAATTCTTTAGAGAATCAAATATAGTATCGTCCTCTATACCTAAAAATTTTGCTACAGAGTAAGCGCATAGTGCATTATATATATTATATACACCAGGTTGATTTAAATAAAAGTCTGTACCATTTATAGATATTGAGGAACCAGAAGGATCAAGAGCTTTTACACTATCAATATAATAATCTAAATTAGGTCTTTTGTATCCACAGTTACTGCAGAAGAACTTTCCTAAATGATTATAAGTTATAAATTCATATTCATAAGGATGTTTGCATTTGTTACAGAACTTAGCATCTGCATTTATACTTATTTTGTTTTCTTCGTTAATAGGACAGTCAAAGCCGTAGTACATAATTTTATTAGGTACATCTAAGTTTCCGAGAAGGGATTCGTCACCGTTTAATATTAATGTTGCTTCGGGAGCCTTATTAACTCCTTCCATTATTTTTAATAGAGTAGTGTAAACTTCTCCATATCTATCAAGTTGATCTCTAAAAAGGTTAGTTATAATTATAGCCTTTGGTTTTGTATATTCTGTTAAAAATTTCAAATTAGCCTCATCAATTTCTATTACTGCATATTTTTCTTTTGAATCACTAAATTTAAAGTTTTTTATGAAACACGAAGTTATTCCTGGCTTTAGATTTGCGCCTGTATTGTTTGTTATTACCTCTTTGCCACTTGATTTTAGTATGCTGTAGATTAAATTAGTGGTAGTAGTTTTTCCGTTGGTTCCCGTTATAAATACTATATTGTAATTTTTGGTTACCGTAGAAAGAATATTCTTATCTATCTTTAAGGCTACTCTGCCGGGAAAATTTGTTCCACCTTTAAAAAGTCTACTGGATATTCCTATTATCATTTTAGAAATAATTATGCTGAAAAAACTTCTTATATTAATTTTGAACACCTCCAATGTCTAATATTATAATACATAATTTTAATATTTACATCAATATACGCATAATTTTAAGGAAGTTAACTATAATAATTTGTTAAAAATATAAAATCCTATTTTAATAAGATAATTTAAATAGTATAATTAGTCTGTGTACTTTTGCAAATTGGTTGCTGAAAGGAGACGTATAATGTATACAAATTTAATATTTATATTTAAAATTATCTTAGAGGGAATAATCGAGGGAGTAACTGAATTTTTACCTGTATCCTCAACAGGACATATGATAATCTTAGGAAGTATAATAGGATTTAAAGAAGGGGCGAAGCCGGTATCTTTATATGGTGCAGAATACATACATATGTTCGAAATAATAATACAGCTTGGTGCTATACTTGCAATAGTGGTTTTGTATTGGGATAAAATATTTTCTGCACTTAAGCCATCAAACTTATTTCCATCTATGAAAGAACACGAAAAATCAGGTATTGGGGTAGTAGGAGAATTTTTTGTAAAAGGTTATAATACAATGCCTGGATTTAAATTTTGGACTAATATAGTTGTGGCATGTATACCGGCTATAGTAATAGGTTTGCCTTTTCAAAAGAAGATAGATAAGCTACTGTTTTTCCCCGCACCAGTTGCTGCTGCTCTTATGGTAGGTGCGGTATGGATGATTTTTGCCGAAAATAAATATCGAAAAAGAGCAAAAATAAAAAGTGTAGATGAAATAACTATTAAGCAGGCAATTGTAATAGGATGTTTTCAATGTCTAGCTTTATGGCCTGGAATGTCAAGATCAGCATCAACAATAATAGGAGCTTGGATAGTTGGTGTAGCGACAGTTGCAGGAGCCGAGTTTTCTTTTTTTCTTGCAATTCCAATGATGTTAGGAGCATCTCTATTGTTTTTAATTAAAAATAGCGTAGTACTCTCAAGTGTTCAAATATTAGGACTGGCTGTAGGATTTATAGTAGCTTTTATAGTAGCATTAGTCGTAGTTGACAGATTTATAAGTTTCTTAAAAAAGAAACCAATGAGAATATTTGCTGTATATAGGTTAGCTATTGGTATAATTGTTTTAGTGTTAGGATTTACTAAAGTGATAAGTTGATTTTAATATAGTAGTGGTTAAGGAGAAGCTTTAATTAGCTTCTCCATTATTATTTAATAACAAAATTCTATTTAGTATTGTACTGTATAGATATTAAATAAAGGATAATAATAATTTTATAATTAAAGAAAAGGGGAGTTTTAATAAATGAACTATTCAGAGATTATAGAAGATATTATTAAAGAGAATAAATGGATAAAAAATATTATAGGAATGGATAGAATACGATGTGTAAAGTTAGTTAAGGAAAAGGGAAAACTTATGGTAATAGTGGTATCAGATAAGTTAAAATTTCCTATATGCAGTTTTGTAAGAAAAATTATGGTTTCAGAAGGAGAGGTGATTTTATTTTATGATGGAGAATACTTTGAAAGAGTAGAAAAAGGTGAGTATAACCGCTATAAAGATTATCTTGACATGGATGAATGGAATATTATTATGAGAGATAATCCTACAGATAGATTAGTTGAAGAAAATAAAGTAAGTGATAGAGA is from Clostridium acetobutylicum ATCC 824 and encodes:
- a CDS encoding Mur ligase family protein: MFKINIRSFFSIIISKMIIGISSRLFKGGTNFPGRVALKIDKNILSTVTKNYNIVFITGTNGKTTTTNLIYSILKSSGKEVITNNTGANLKPGITSCFIKNFKFSDSKEKYAVIEIDEANLKFLTEYTKPKAIIITNLFRDQLDRYGEVYTTLLKIMEGVNKAPEATLILNGDESLLGNLDVPNKIMYYGFDCPINEENKISINADAKFCNKCKHPYEYEFITYNHLGKFFCSNCGYKRPNLDYYIDSVKALDPSGSSISINGTDFYLNQPGVYNIYNALCAYSVAKFLGIEDDTIFDSLKNSKSSFGRQETIDIAGKNVKIILVKNPAGYDEAIKTISLDKRELSLAVLLNDNYADGRDVSWIWDVDFEKLSNLNINKVMVSGIRLYDMAIRLKVAGLNNDNFELENNFEELLNSMKNCDGEIIYVLATYTAMIDLRKFLYSKGFIKKLW
- a CDS encoding undecaprenyl-diphosphate phosphatase: MYTNLIFIFKIILEGIIEGVTEFLPVSSTGHMIILGSIIGFKEGAKPVSLYGAEYIHMFEIIIQLGAILAIVVLYWDKIFSALKPSNLFPSMKEHEKSGIGVVGEFFVKGYNTMPGFKFWTNIVVACIPAIVIGLPFQKKIDKLLFFPAPVAAALMVGAVWMIFAENKYRKRAKIKSVDEITIKQAIVIGCFQCLALWPGMSRSASTIIGAWIVGVATVAGAEFSFFLAIPMMLGASLLFLIKNSVVLSSVQILGLAVGFIVAFIVALVVVDRFISFLKKKPMRIFAVYRLAIGIIVLVLGFTKVIS